The following are encoded in a window of Citrobacter freundii genomic DNA:
- a CDS encoding TRAP transporter large permease translates to MDAFILVFTLGIMLAIGVPVAYAVGISAIIGAWYIDIPLEAVMIQLTSGVNKFSLLAIPFFILAGAIMAEGGIARRLVNFAYIFVGFIRGGLSLVNIVASTFFGAISGSSVADTASIGSVMIPEMDKKGYPRDFAAAVTASGSVQAILTPPSHNSVIYSLATGGTVSIAALFIAGILPGLLLSFSLMVMCVAFAHKRGYPKGERVPFRQALKIFVDTLWGLMTVVIIMGGILSGIFTATESAAIACLWAFFVTMFIYRDYKWSELPKLMFRTVKTVTIVMILIGFAAAFGAVMTYMQLPMRITEAFTSISDNKYVILMCINIMLLLIGTLMDMAPLILILTPVLLPVTNALGIDPVHFGMIMLVNLGIGLITPPVGSVLFVASAVSKQKIEQVVKAMLPFYAVLFLVLMLVTYIPAISLFLPKLFGVM, encoded by the coding sequence ATGGATGCATTTATTCTCGTCTTTACGCTCGGCATTATGCTGGCGATTGGGGTACCGGTAGCGTACGCGGTGGGTATTAGCGCGATCATTGGCGCCTGGTACATTGATATTCCACTGGAAGCGGTAATGATCCAACTGACCAGCGGGGTGAATAAATTTTCATTGCTGGCGATCCCGTTCTTTATTCTGGCCGGAGCGATTATGGCCGAAGGCGGGATTGCGCGTCGGCTGGTGAATTTTGCCTACATATTCGTGGGCTTTATTCGCGGCGGACTGTCGCTGGTGAATATTGTGGCCTCCACCTTTTTTGGTGCGATTTCCGGATCGTCCGTAGCCGACACCGCCTCTATTGGTTCGGTGATGATCCCGGAGATGGACAAAAAAGGCTATCCGCGTGACTTTGCGGCGGCGGTGACCGCCAGCGGATCGGTACAGGCGATCCTGACGCCCCCCAGCCATAACTCGGTGATTTACTCGCTGGCGACCGGCGGTACGGTGTCTATTGCCGCGCTGTTCATTGCCGGCATCTTACCGGGTCTGCTGTTGAGCTTTAGCCTGATGGTGATGTGCGTAGCGTTTGCGCACAAACGCGGTTATCCAAAAGGGGAGCGCGTACCGTTTCGCCAGGCGTTGAAGATTTTTGTCGACACGCTGTGGGGCCTGATGACGGTGGTGATCATTATGGGAGGGATCCTCTCGGGTATCTTCACCGCGACAGAATCCGCGGCGATCGCCTGTCTGTGGGCCTTCTTTGTCACCATGTTTATCTATCGTGACTACAAATGGTCTGAGCTGCCGAAGCTGATGTTCCGCACGGTGAAAACGGTCACTATCGTGATGATCCTGATCGGCTTTGCCGCCGCCTTCGGCGCGGTAATGACCTATATGCAGCTGCCGATGCGTATCACCGAAGCCTTTACCAGCATCTCGGATAACAAATACGTCATTCTGATGTGCATTAACATCATGCTGCTGCTGATCGGTACGCTAATGGACATGGCGCCGCTGATCCTGATCCTGACTCCGGTCCTGCTGCCGGTGACCAACGCGTTGGGTATCGATCCGGTGCATTTTGGCATGATCATGCTGGTGAACTTAGGGATTGGCCTGATTACGCCGCCGGTAGGATCGGTGCTGTTTGTCGCCAGTGCGGTGAGTAAGCAGAAGATTGAGCAGGTGGTGAAGGCGATGCTGCCGTTCTATGCGGTGCTGTTCCTGGTGCTGATGTTGGTGACGTATATTCCGGCGATTTCGTTGTTCCTGCCGAAACTGTTTGGCGTAATGTGA
- a CDS encoding TRAP transporter small permease, with amino-acid sequence MGECYSSVMDFFYRVSMWIAGMALLVMVAIIPIGIFARYVLNNALSWPEPVAILCMVTFTFIGAAVSYRAGSHIAVSMVTDRLGETARRYCSLIADIMLTAISLFILWYGTTLCLELWEQPVAEFPLLSAGQNYLPLPIGSAITLLFILEKICRGPQYQRPVVMLGSTS; translated from the coding sequence ATGGGTGAATGCTATTCATCGGTAATGGATTTTTTTTACCGGGTCTCAATGTGGATTGCCGGGATGGCATTATTAGTGATGGTCGCCATCATTCCGATTGGGATATTTGCACGATATGTTCTGAACAATGCCCTGTCATGGCCTGAGCCTGTCGCTATTCTCTGTATGGTGACATTCACCTTTATTGGCGCCGCGGTGAGTTATCGCGCAGGTTCGCATATCGCGGTAAGCATGGTGACCGATCGTTTGGGTGAAACCGCCCGCCGTTACTGCTCTCTTATCGCCGATATTATGCTGACGGCGATTAGCCTGTTTATTCTCTGGTACGGCACCACGCTGTGTCTTGAACTGTGGGAACAACCCGTTGCGGAATTCCCGCTGTTAAGCGCCGGGCAAAACTACCTGCCGTTACCGATTGGCTCTGCCATCACGCTGCTTTTTATTCTTGAGAAGATCTGCCGTGGTCCGCAGTACCAACGTCCTGTTGTCATGCTGGGTTCGACCAGCTAG
- a CDS encoding TRAP transporter substrate-binding protein, whose protein sequence is MKLTKNLLSLCIGASVLLASHTTLAQTFRAADVHPADYPNVVAVKHMGEKLSAATDGRLEIKTFPGGVLGDEKQMIEQAQLGAIDIIRVSMTPVAAILPEINVFTLPYIFRDEDHMHKVLDGMIGQEIGDRLTANSKSRLVFLGWMDAGTRNLITKNPVIKPEDLHGMKIRVQASPIALDTLKAMGANSIVMGVSEVFSGMQTGVIDGTENNPPTFVAHNYLPVVKNYTWSKHFIIPELFLFSKTKWDKLKKEDQDLIIKLAKEAQVEQRKLWEAYNAKSLETMKANGVQFHDIDTDVFYKATQSVRDNYGKDHQDLIKRIQDVK, encoded by the coding sequence ATGAAACTGACAAAAAACCTGTTAAGCCTGTGTATTGGCGCGTCAGTCTTGCTGGCCAGCCATACCACGTTAGCCCAAACCTTCCGCGCCGCTGATGTGCATCCGGCTGATTACCCGAACGTTGTTGCCGTGAAGCACATGGGGGAAAAACTCAGTGCAGCGACCGACGGGCGTCTGGAGATTAAAACCTTTCCCGGTGGCGTATTAGGCGATGAGAAACAGATGATTGAGCAGGCGCAATTAGGCGCCATCGATATTATTCGCGTCTCAATGACCCCAGTTGCCGCCATACTCCCTGAAATTAACGTCTTTACCCTGCCGTATATTTTCCGCGATGAAGACCATATGCATAAGGTGCTGGACGGGATGATTGGCCAGGAGATTGGCGACCGTCTGACCGCAAACAGTAAATCACGACTGGTATTCCTTGGTTGGATGGATGCAGGTACGCGCAACCTGATCACTAAAAACCCGGTTATCAAGCCAGAAGATTTACACGGGATGAAAATCCGCGTGCAGGCCAGCCCAATCGCGCTGGATACCTTAAAAGCGATGGGCGCGAACTCCATTGTGATGGGGGTCAGCGAAGTGTTTAGCGGCATGCAGACCGGCGTAATTGATGGCACGGAAAATAACCCGCCAACGTTTGTGGCGCACAACTATTTACCGGTGGTTAAAAACTACACCTGGAGCAAACATTTTATTATTCCTGAGCTATTCCTGTTCTCGAAAACGAAATGGGATAAATTGAAAAAAGAAGATCAGGATCTCATTATTAAGCTCGCGAAAGAAGCGCAGGTAGAACAGCGTAAATTGTGGGAAGCCTATAATGCGAAATCACTGGAAACTATGAAAGCCAATGGTGTTCAGTTCCATGATATTGATACTGATGTTTTCTATAAAGCCACGCAGTCGGTAAGGGATAATTACGGTAAAGATCACCAAGATTTGATCAAACGTATTCAGGATGTGAAGTAG
- the mgtA gene encoding magnesium-translocating P-type ATPase — MFKNITRQLFARLNRHLPHRLVHRDPLPNAQTVASTPIPPSLSEHCLKMALMNEETLWKTFNTHPEGLNAAEVESAREQHGENQLPAQKPSPWWVHLWVCYRNPFNILLTILGGISYATEDLFAAGVIALMVIISTLLNFVQEARSTKAADALKAMVSNTATVLRVINETGENGWVELPIDQLVPGDIIKLAAGDMIPADLRIVQARDLFVAQASLTGESLPVEKVATSRDPQQSNPLECDTLCFMGTNVVSGTAQAIVISTGANTWFGQLAGRVTEQDSEQNAFQKGISRVSMLLIRFMLVMAPIVLIINGYTKGDWWEAALFALSVAVGLTPEMLPMIVTSTLARGAVKLSKQKVIVKHLDAIQNFGAMDILCTDKTGTLTQDKIVLENHTDISGKPSEHVLHSAWLNSHYQTGLKNLLDTAVLDGVDEESARQLSTRWQKIDEIPFDFERRRMSVVVAEVGDVHQLVCKGALQEILNVCTQVRHNGEIVPLDDNMLRRVKRVTDTLNRQGLRVVAVATKYLPAREGDYQRIDESDLILEGYIAFLDPPKETTAPALKALKASGITVKILTGDSELVAAKVCHEVGLDAGEVVIGSHIEGLSDDELARLAQRTTLFARLTPMHKERIVTLLKREGHVVGFMGDGINDAPALRAADIGISVDGAVDIAREAADIILLEKSLMVLEEGVIEGRRTFSNMLKYIKMTASSNFGNVFSVLVASAFLPFLPMLPLHLLIQNLLYDVSQVAIPFDNVDEEQIKKPQRWNPAELGRFMLFFGPISSIFDILTFCLMWFVFHANTPEHQTLFQSGWFVVGLLSQTLIVHMIRTRRVPFIQSRAAWPLMLMTLVVMVVGIALPFSPLASYLQLQALPLSYFPWLIAILAGYMTLTQLVKGFYSRRYGWQ; from the coding sequence ATGTTTAAAAATATCACCCGCCAGCTGTTTGCCCGGCTGAACCGCCATTTACCGCATCGTCTGGTGCATCGTGATCCGCTGCCGAACGCCCAGACCGTTGCCAGCACGCCTATTCCGCCTTCTCTGAGTGAACATTGCCTGAAGATGGCGCTGATGAACGAAGAGACGCTGTGGAAAACCTTTAATACCCACCCTGAAGGCTTGAACGCCGCGGAAGTGGAAAGCGCCCGTGAGCAGCATGGCGAAAACCAGCTGCCGGCGCAGAAACCGTCGCCGTGGTGGGTACATCTGTGGGTCTGTTACCGCAACCCGTTTAATATTCTGCTCACCATTCTGGGCGGGATTTCCTATGCCACCGAGGATCTGTTTGCCGCAGGCGTGATTGCCCTGATGGTGATTATCTCGACGCTGCTGAACTTTGTGCAGGAGGCGCGCTCCACCAAAGCGGCGGATGCGCTAAAAGCGATGGTCAGCAACACCGCCACGGTCCTGCGGGTGATTAACGAGACCGGCGAAAACGGTTGGGTTGAACTGCCTATCGATCAGCTCGTGCCCGGCGACATTATCAAGCTGGCGGCGGGGGATATGATCCCGGCGGATTTACGCATCGTTCAGGCGCGCGATCTGTTTGTCGCGCAGGCCTCGCTGACCGGTGAGTCACTGCCGGTTGAGAAGGTGGCGACCAGCCGTGACCCGCAGCAAAGCAACCCGCTGGAGTGCGATACCCTGTGCTTTATGGGCACCAACGTGGTGAGCGGTACGGCGCAGGCGATCGTCATTTCTACCGGGGCGAACACCTGGTTTGGACAGCTGGCGGGTCGCGTGACCGAGCAGGATAGCGAGCAGAATGCATTCCAGAAAGGGATCAGCCGCGTCAGCATGCTGCTGATCCGCTTTATGCTGGTGATGGCGCCAATTGTGCTGATTATCAACGGTTACACCAAAGGCGACTGGTGGGAAGCGGCGCTGTTTGCCCTGTCCGTGGCAGTAGGCTTAACGCCAGAAATGCTGCCGATGATCGTCACCTCAACGCTGGCGCGCGGGGCGGTGAAGCTGTCAAAACAAAAAGTTATCGTTAAGCACCTCGACGCCATCCAGAACTTTGGTGCGATGGATATTCTGTGTACCGATAAAACCGGTACGCTGACCCAGGATAAAATTGTGCTGGAGAATCATACCGATATCTCCGGTAAACCCAGCGAGCACGTTCTGCATTCTGCGTGGCTGAACAGCCATTATCAGACCGGGCTGAAGAACCTGCTGGATACGGCGGTGCTGGACGGTGTGGATGAAGAATCGGCGCGTCAACTCTCGACCCGCTGGCAGAAAATCGATGAGATCCCGTTTGATTTCGAACGCCGCCGCATGTCGGTGGTGGTGGCAGAAGTGGGCGATGTTCACCAGTTAGTGTGCAAAGGCGCGCTGCAGGAGATCCTCAACGTCTGTACCCAGGTGCGCCACAACGGTGAAATTGTTCCGTTGGACGACAACATGCTACGTCGGGTGAAGCGCGTGACCGACACGCTGAACCGTCAGGGGCTACGCGTGGTGGCAGTGGCAACCAAATACCTGCCCGCGCGTGAAGGGGACTACCAGCGTATTGATGAGTCCGATCTGATCCTCGAAGGGTACATCGCATTCCTCGATCCACCGAAAGAGACTACCGCCCCGGCGCTGAAGGCGCTGAAGGCCAGCGGCATTACGGTAAAAATCCTCACCGGCGACAGCGAACTGGTGGCGGCAAAAGTGTGTCATGAAGTCGGTCTGGACGCGGGTGAGGTGGTGATTGGTAGCCACATTGAAGGGTTGAGCGACGACGAGCTGGCCCGGCTTGCCCAGCGCACCACGCTGTTTGCCCGCCTGACGCCAATGCACAAAGAACGCATAGTGACCCTGCTCAAACGCGAAGGCCACGTGGTCGGCTTTATGGGCGATGGCATCAACGATGCCCCGGCGCTGCGCGCGGCGGACATTGGTATCTCCGTCGATGGTGCGGTTGATATTGCCCGTGAAGCGGCGGATATCATCCTGCTGGAAAAGAGTCTGATGGTGTTGGAAGAAGGGGTGATCGAAGGGCGTCGAACCTTCTCGAACATGCTGAAGTACATCAAAATGACGGCCAGCTCCAACTTTGGTAACGTCTTTAGCGTGCTGGTGGCGAGCGCATTTCTGCCGTTCCTGCCAATGCTGCCGTTGCACTTACTGATCCAGAACCTGCTGTACGATGTATCCCAGGTGGCAATTCCGTTTGATAACGTCGATGAAGAGCAGATCAAAAAACCACAGCGCTGGAATCCCGCCGAACTGGGGCGCTTTATGCTGTTCTTTGGACCGATTAGCTCGATCTTCGACATTCTGACCTTTTGCCTGATGTGGTTTGTCTTCCATGCCAATACGCCAGAGCATCAGACGTTATTCCAGTCGGGCTGGTTTGTGGTGGGGCTGCTGTCACAAACGCTGATTGTGCATATGATCCGTACCCGCCGCGTACCGTTTATCCAGAGCCGTGCCGCATGGCCGCTGATGCTGATGACGCTGGTGGTGATGGTGGTGGGGATTGCGCTGCCATTCTCCCCGCTGGCGAGCTACCTGCAATTGCAGGCATTGCCGCTGAGCTACTTTCCGTGGCTGATTGCGATTCTGGCGGGTTACATGACGTTGACCCAATTAGTGAAAGGTTTTTATAGCCGCCGTTACGGCTGGCAATAA
- the mgtL gene encoding mgtA regulatory leader peptide MgtL: MSLMVSRFCILYSRVACEVMPKENNFTHAQRNGQSLVYVWFSFCALSYRHNCHEPYRFIPIMRGANHSLTGGCMDPDPTPLPKRRKTPFR, from the coding sequence ATGTCTTTAATGGTCAGCCGATTTTGCATCCTGTATTCCCGTGTCGCGTGTGAAGTTATGCCAAAAGAGAATAACTTTACTCATGCTCAGCGCAATGGGCAAAGTCTGGTATACGTTTGGTTTAGTTTCTGTGCTTTATCATACCGCCATAATTGCCACGAACCTTATAGATTTATCCCTATAATGCGCGGGGCAAATCATTCACTTACCGGAGGCTGTATGGATCCCGATCCCACCCCTCTCCCGAAACGGAGAAAAACCCCTTTCCGGTAA
- the treR gene encoding trehalose operon repressor TreR codes for MQNRLTIKDIARLSGVGKSTVSRVLNNESGVSERTRERVEAVMNQHGFSPSRSARAMRGQSDKVVAIIVTRLDSLSENLAVQTMLPAFYEQGYDPIMMESQFSPELVEEHLGMLRRRNIDGVVLFGFTGITEAMIASWQDSLVLLARDANGFASVCYDDEGAIHTLMQRLYDRQHRHISFLGVPHSDVTTGQRRHAAYLAFCKKHQLHPVAALPGLAMKQGYEHAADVITPETTALVCATDTLALGVSKYLQEQRIEHLQLASVGSTPLMKFLHPEIVTVDPGYAEAGRQAALQLIEQINGRSEPRQIVIPAPLS; via the coding sequence ATGCAAAATCGGCTGACCATTAAAGACATCGCCCGCTTAAGCGGTGTGGGAAAATCAACCGTTTCCCGCGTCCTCAACAATGAAAGCGGCGTCAGTGAGCGCACCCGCGAACGCGTTGAAGCGGTGATGAATCAGCACGGTTTCTCCCCTTCCCGCTCTGCCCGTGCCATGCGTGGGCAAAGTGACAAAGTGGTGGCGATTATCGTCACGCGACTGGATTCGCTTTCCGAGAATCTGGCCGTGCAGACCATGCTGCCCGCCTTCTATGAGCAGGGCTACGACCCGATTATGATGGAAAGCCAGTTCTCACCCGAGCTGGTGGAAGAACACCTGGGTATGCTCCGACGCCGCAACATTGACGGCGTGGTGCTGTTCGGTTTTACCGGTATTACCGAAGCGATGATCGCCTCCTGGCAGGACTCCCTGGTGCTGCTGGCAAGGGATGCTAACGGTTTTGCCTCGGTTTGTTATGACGATGAAGGCGCAATCCATACCCTGATGCAGCGTTTATACGATCGCCAACACCGCCATATTAGTTTTCTTGGCGTTCCCCACAGCGACGTCACCACCGGTCAACGGCGTCATGCCGCCTACCTGGCCTTCTGTAAAAAACATCAACTGCATCCTGTTGCGGCCCTGCCGGGTCTCGCCATGAAGCAGGGCTACGAACACGCTGCCGATGTCATTACCCCAGAGACCACCGCCTTAGTGTGCGCCACGGATACTCTGGCTCTTGGGGTCAGCAAATATTTGCAGGAGCAGCGCATTGAACATCTGCAGCTGGCGAGCGTGGGTAGCACACCGCTGATGAAATTCCTCCATCCGGAGATCGTCACCGTCGATCCCGGTTACGCCGAAGCCGGGCGGCAGGCGGCGTTGCAGTTGATCGAGCAGATCAACGGCCGCAGCGAACCCCGACAGATCGTCATTCCCGCCCCCCTTTCCTGA
- the treB gene encoding PTS trehalose transporter subunit IIBC, producing the protein MSKVKQADIDRLVELVGGRDNIATVSHCITRLRFVLNQPANARPKEIEQLPMVKGCFTNAGQFQVVIGTEVGDYYKALLATTGQASADKEQAKKAARQNMKWHEQLISHFAEIFFPLLPALISGGLILGFRNVIGDLPMSNGQTLAQMYPSLKTLYDFLWLIGEAIFFYLPVGICWSAVKKMGGTPILGIVLGVTLVSPQLMNAYLLGQQVPEVWNFGLFTIEKVGYQAQVIPALLAGLALGLIETRLKRLVPDYLYLVIVPVCSLILAVFLAHAFIGPFGRWIGDGVAFAVRHLMTGSFAPIGAALFGFLYAPLVITGVHQTTLAIDMQMIQSMGGTPVWPLIALSNIAQGSAVIGIIIASRKQNEREISVPAAISAWLGVTEPAMYGINLKYRFPMLCAMIGSGLAGLLCGLNGVMANGIGVGGIPGILSIQPTYWQVFGLAMVIAIVIPMVLTSFVYQRKYRQGTLQIV; encoded by the coding sequence ATGAGCAAAGTAAAACAAGCAGACATCGACCGGCTGGTAGAGCTGGTTGGCGGGCGCGACAATATCGCCACGGTGAGTCATTGCATCACGCGCCTGCGTTTTGTGCTGAATCAGCCCGCGAATGCCAGACCGAAAGAGATCGAGCAGCTGCCGATGGTCAAAGGCTGCTTCACCAACGCCGGGCAGTTTCAGGTGGTGATTGGCACCGAGGTGGGCGACTACTACAAAGCGCTGCTGGCCACCACCGGACAGGCCAGTGCCGACAAAGAGCAAGCGAAAAAAGCCGCGCGACAGAACATGAAATGGCACGAGCAGTTGATCTCGCACTTCGCGGAGATCTTCTTCCCCCTGCTGCCCGCGCTGATCAGCGGCGGCCTGATCTTAGGTTTTCGCAATGTGATCGGCGATCTGCCGATGAGCAACGGTCAGACGCTGGCGCAGATGTACCCGTCGCTGAAAACCCTCTATGACTTTCTGTGGTTGATCGGGGAAGCGATCTTCTTCTATCTGCCGGTCGGCATCTGCTGGTCAGCGGTGAAGAAAATGGGTGGCACGCCGATCCTCGGCATCGTGCTGGGCGTCACGCTGGTTTCACCGCAGCTGATGAACGCGTATTTGCTGGGCCAGCAGGTGCCGGAAGTGTGGAACTTCGGCCTGTTTACGATCGAAAAAGTCGGCTACCAGGCGCAGGTTATTCCTGCTCTGTTGGCAGGTCTGGCGCTGGGATTGATTGAAACGCGCCTGAAACGTCTCGTCCCGGATTACCTGTATCTGGTGATCGTCCCGGTGTGCTCGCTGATCCTCGCGGTGTTCCTCGCCCACGCGTTTATTGGTCCGTTTGGTCGCTGGATTGGTGATGGCGTCGCCTTTGCCGTGCGTCATCTGATGACCGGCAGCTTTGCCCCGATTGGCGCAGCGCTGTTTGGCTTCCTGTACGCCCCGCTGGTGATCACCGGCGTGCATCAAACTACGCTGGCCATTGATATGCAGATGATCCAAAGCATGGGTGGCACGCCGGTGTGGCCGCTGATTGCACTGTCAAATATCGCCCAGGGCTCGGCGGTAATAGGGATTATCATCGCCAGCCGCAAGCAAAACGAACGTGAAATCTCGGTACCTGCCGCTATCTCCGCCTGGCTCGGCGTGACCGAACCGGCAATGTACGGCATCAACCTGAAATACCGCTTCCCGATGCTGTGCGCAATGATCGGTTCCGGCCTCGCCGGTCTGCTGTGCGGCCTGAACGGCGTGATGGCGAACGGGATTGGCGTCGGCGGTATACCTGGCATCCTCTCCATCCAGCCGACTTACTGGCAGGTATTTGGCCTGGCGATGGTCATCGCGATTGTTATCCCGATGGTGCTGACCTCGTTCGTCTACCAGCGTAAATACCGTCAGGGCACGTTACAAATTGTCTGA
- the treC gene encoding alpha,alpha-phosphotrehalase has product MTIPHWWQHGVIYQIYPKSFQDTTGSGTGDLRGVTQRLDYLQTLGVDAIWLTPFYISPQVDNGYDVADYISVDPAYGTLDDFDELVAQAKARGIRIILDMVFNHTSTQHAWFREALDKDSPYRQFYIWRDGTPEACPNNWRSKFGGNAWDWHAASEQYYLHLFAPEQADLNWENPAVRAELKKVCEFWADRGVDGLRLDVVNLISKDQDFPSDPDGDGRRFYTDGPRVHEFLREMNRDVFTPRSLMTVGEMSSTTLEHCQQYAALDGSELSMTFNFHHLKVDYPNGEKWSLAKPDYVALKTLFRHWQQGMHNVAWNALFWCNHDQPRIVSRFGDEGQYRVPAAKMLAMVLHGMQGTPYIYQGEEIGMTNPHFRQITDYRDVESHNMFAELNASGRDADELLAILASKSRDNSRTPMQWDGSQHAGFTQGEPWINLCDNAAEINVAAALRDSDSVFYTYQKLIALRKTEPILTWGDYQDLLPDSPHVWCYQREWQGQRLLVVANLSNAFQPWQPANTRDNWQVLMHNYDEVARQPGAMTLRPFEAIWWLQK; this is encoded by the coding sequence ATGACTATTCCACACTGGTGGCAACACGGCGTTATCTATCAGATTTACCCCAAGAGTTTTCAGGACACCACCGGCAGCGGCACCGGCGATTTGCGCGGCGTTACGCAGCGTCTCGACTATCTGCAAACGCTGGGCGTTGATGCGATATGGTTGACGCCGTTCTACATTTCGCCACAGGTTGATAACGGCTACGACGTTGCAGATTATATCTCCGTTGACCCGGCCTACGGCACGCTAGATGACTTCGACGAACTGGTGGCGCAGGCGAAAGCGCGCGGCATACGCATTATTCTTGATATGGTGTTTAACCATACATCGACGCAGCACGCCTGGTTTCGTGAAGCGCTGGATAAAGACAGTCCGTATCGTCAGTTCTATATCTGGCGTGACGGTACGCCTGAGGCCTGCCCGAACAACTGGCGCTCCAAATTTGGCGGCAACGCCTGGGACTGGCACGCCGCAAGCGAACAGTATTATCTACACCTCTTTGCCCCGGAACAGGCCGACCTGAACTGGGAAAATCCGGCGGTTCGCGCCGAGCTGAAAAAAGTGTGTGAGTTCTGGGCCGATCGCGGCGTAGACGGACTGCGCCTCGACGTGGTGAATCTGATCTCCAAGGATCAGGACTTCCCGAGCGATCCTGACGGTGATGGCCGCCGTTTTTACACCGATGGTCCGCGCGTGCATGAATTCTTACGCGAGATGAACCGCGATGTCTTCACCCCACGCAGCCTGATGACAGTGGGTGAAATGTCCTCCACCACGCTCGAACATTGCCAGCAATACGCCGCACTGGACGGCAGCGAATTGTCGATGACCTTTAACTTCCACCACCTGAAAGTCGATTACCCGAATGGTGAAAAGTGGTCGTTAGCCAAACCGGATTACGTGGCGCTGAAAACCCTGTTCCGCCACTGGCAGCAGGGGATGCACAACGTCGCGTGGAACGCGCTGTTCTGGTGTAATCACGATCAGCCGCGCATCGTTTCACGCTTTGGCGATGAAGGACAATATCGCGTACCGGCCGCCAAAATGCTGGCGATGGTGCTGCACGGGATGCAGGGCACGCCTTATATCTATCAGGGCGAAGAAATTGGCATGACCAACCCACATTTTCGCCAGATTACCGATTATCGCGACGTCGAAAGCCATAACATGTTTGCCGAGCTGAATGCTAGCGGGCGTGATGCCGACGAGCTGCTGGCGATCCTCGCCAGTAAATCCCGCGATAACAGCCGCACGCCGATGCAGTGGGACGGAAGCCAACACGCGGGCTTTACCCAGGGGGAGCCGTGGATCAACCTGTGCGACAACGCGGCGGAGATCAACGTTGCTGCAGCGCTAAGGGATTCCGATTCGGTGTTTTATACCTATCAGAAGCTGATTGCCTTACGCAAAACAGAACCGATTCTCACCTGGGGCGATTATCAGGATCTGTTGCCGGACAGTCCGCATGTCTGGTGCTATCAGCGCGAATGGCAAGGACAACGGCTGCTGGTCGTTGCTAATCTGAGCAACGCCTTCCAGCCCTGGCAACCGGCGAACACTCGCGACAACTGGCAGGTGTTGATGCACAACTATGACGAGGTCGCCCGCCAGCCCGGCGCGATGACGCTACGTCCTTTTGAAGCTATCTGGTGGCTGCAAAAATAG